Proteins from a single region of Novosphingobium sp. CECT 9465:
- a CDS encoding isocitrate lyase, translated as MTYQQTIAEARKAIAPFDQTWDGIEAASVARMRLQNRFLTGIDIARYTARIMRRDMAAYDADPANYTQSLGCWHGFIGQQKMISIKKHFGTTKGRYLYLSGWMVAALRSEFGPLPDQSMHEKTSVSDLIAELYTFLKQADARELGMLFRDLDAAKAAGDAVNTHRLLHKIDEFETHVVPIIADIDAGFGNAEATYLLAKKFIEAGACCIQIENQVSDEKQCGHQDGKVTVPHEDFLAKIRAVRYAFMELGVDDGVIVARTDSLGAGLTKQIAFTRTPGDLADQYNSFLDCDEVDPANLSHGDVLIARDGKLMRPKRLPSNLFQFRTGTGEDRCVMDCIASLQNGADLLWIETEKPHIGQIGGMVNRIREVIPNAKLVYNNSPSFNWTLNFRQQVYDAWVESGKDVSAFDRARLMSVDYDGTELADEADERIRTFQRDSAAQAGIFHHLITLPTYHTAALSTDNLAKEYFGEQGMLGYVKGVQRQEIRQGIACVKHQNMSGSDIGDDHKEYFAGEAALKAGGAANTMNQFAA; from the coding sequence ATGACCTACCAGCAGACCATTGCCGAGGCGCGCAAGGCCATCGCACCATTTGACCAGACCTGGGACGGCATCGAAGCGGCATCGGTTGCGCGCATGCGCCTGCAGAACCGTTTCCTGACCGGCATCGACATCGCGCGCTACACCGCCAGGATCATGCGCCGCGACATGGCGGCCTATGATGCTGACCCCGCCAACTACACCCAGTCGCTGGGCTGCTGGCACGGGTTCATCGGCCAGCAGAAGATGATTTCGATCAAGAAGCACTTCGGCACCACCAAGGGCCGTTACCTCTATCTGTCAGGCTGGATGGTTGCCGCGCTGCGCAGCGAATTCGGCCCGCTGCCCGACCAGTCGATGCACGAGAAGACGAGCGTTTCGGACCTGATCGCCGAACTTTACACCTTCCTCAAGCAGGCCGATGCCCGCGAACTGGGCATGCTGTTCCGCGATCTCGATGCGGCCAAGGCTGCTGGTGACGCGGTCAACACCCACCGCCTGCTCCACAAGATCGACGAATTCGAAACGCATGTCGTGCCGATCATCGCCGATATCGACGCAGGCTTCGGCAATGCCGAGGCGACCTATCTGCTCGCCAAGAAGTTCATCGAAGCAGGCGCTTGCTGCATCCAGATCGAAAACCAGGTTTCGGACGAAAAGCAGTGCGGCCACCAGGACGGCAAGGTTACCGTTCCGCATGAGGACTTCCTCGCCAAGATTCGCGCGGTTCGCTACGCCTTCATGGAACTCGGCGTTGATGACGGGGTGATCGTTGCGCGCACCGACTCGCTCGGCGCTGGCCTGACCAAGCAGATCGCGTTTACCCGCACGCCGGGCGATCTTGCCGATCAATACAACAGCTTCCTTGATTGCGACGAAGTCGATCCGGCCAACCTGAGCCACGGTGACGTGCTGATTGCGCGCGATGGCAAGCTGATGCGCCCCAAGCGCTTGCCTTCGAACCTGTTCCAGTTCCGCACCGGAACAGGTGAAGACCGCTGCGTGATGGATTGCATCGCCTCGCTTCAGAACGGCGCGGACCTGCTGTGGATCGAGACGGAAAAGCCGCACATCGGCCAGATCGGCGGCATGGTGAACCGCATCCGCGAGGTCATCCCGAACGCCAAGCTGGTCTACAACAATTCGCCATCGTTCAACTGGACGCTGAATTTCCGCCAGCAGGTGTACGATGCGTGGGTTGAATCAGGCAAGGATGTCAGCGCGTTTGACCGCGCAAGGCTCATGAGCGTGGATTATGATGGCACAGAACTGGCTGACGAAGCCGATGAACGCATCCGCACGTTCCAGCGCGATTCAGCGGCACAGGCGGGCATCTTCCATCACCTGATCACGCTGCCGACCTACCACACCGCTGCACTGAGCACCGACAATCTGGCGAAGGAGTACTTCGGCGAACAGGGCATGCTGGGTTACGTCAAGGGCGTCCAGCGTCAGGAAATCCGCCAGGGCATCGCCTGCGTGAAGCACCAGAACATGTCGGGTTCCGACATTGGGGACGATCACAAGGAATACTTCGCAGGGGAAGCCGCGCTCAAGGCTGGCGGCGCTGCCAATACGATGAACCAGTTCGCTGCCTGA
- a CDS encoding DUF2188 domain-containing protein → MSKKGQHVVPSSNGWSVKKAGATRASSTHATQQEAIAAATQIARNQQTELYIHGRDGRIRERNSYGRDPHPPQG, encoded by the coding sequence ATGTCCAAAAAGGGGCAACATGTTGTTCCATCAAGCAATGGATGGAGCGTCAAGAAAGCTGGAGCTACCCGCGCCAGCAGCACACACGCGACGCAGCAGGAAGCAATTGCTGCTGCCACCCAGATTGCGCGCAACCAGCAGACAGAATTGTATATTCACGGAAGAGACGGGAGAATTCGGGAACGGAACTCCTACGGTCGTGATCCACATCCACCGCAAGGATGA
- a CDS encoding bifunctional diguanylate cyclase/phosphodiesterase, translating to MTQSCAPAAEFAPTKLPILAVIGLKDPAEGDWGRLRGLQFSSLSRLTFVRLLGHAMAALLVLQTYQDVIHPAFLTCWMALLVGVLISGARFDRSMVNADRRRVSRQEMHRQTLSSLFVALVWAVPMVAFGPFGGPAERMTLWTVLAMLMTGMAVTFAAMPMATVVFTSLVGTSALAVFLLEGEFTIAAVVAVFVVIVTIGAVETARAFLGACVAEAGMAEKSEVVSLLLREFEEGDADWLWQVDANRRVRTVSPRFAFALGEDPEDVEGKPLIQLISGAAWDNGHFHSSLHDLAERLKRRESFSHLLVRVNLRGNDRWWELSASPKVDENGAFIGFRGVGSDVTEQRESAEKIAYLARYDTLTGLPNRLMLSEAVGDAMGYAEKWRTHCAFLMIDLDRFKAVNDTLGHLVGDQLLALVSERLKAIIREGEVCGRLGGDEFAVIVRDASDVQRVGDLCEAIIASLSLPYEVDHHMLYVGASVGSAIGPRDGSTVETLLRNADLALYRAKDEGGGRHCTYEPALHAHAEERRMLEFSMRHALERGEFALMYQPVVDAITEEVVSFEALLRWNSAEHGFVSPVKFIPLAEDTRLIVPIGEWVLRTACLEAMNWPDNVKIAVNVSGEQLLDPYFPETVVSALSYTGLPPHRLEIEVTESIFVRDGTTAQQTLENLMGIGCGVALDDFGTGYSSLGYLRRMRFSTIKVDRSFVQGAAKGNPESLAIVRAVVAMADSLEMSTTAEGVETEAELDMIRKLGCKKIQGYFFGRPMSAIDALGLFGRKMLRAG from the coding sequence GTGACCCAATCTTGCGCCCCTGCTGCCGAATTTGCGCCGACCAAGCTGCCGATTCTTGCCGTCATCGGTCTGAAGGATCCGGCCGAAGGCGATTGGGGCCGCTTGCGTGGATTGCAGTTCAGCAGCCTGTCCCGCCTCACGTTCGTCCGGCTGCTCGGCCATGCCATGGCAGCGTTGCTTGTCTTGCAGACATACCAGGACGTTATTCACCCGGCTTTCCTGACCTGTTGGATGGCGTTGCTCGTCGGCGTACTGATTTCCGGTGCGCGGTTCGATCGCAGCATGGTCAATGCCGATCGTCGCCGGGTCAGCCGTCAGGAAATGCACCGGCAGACGCTGAGTTCGCTGTTCGTGGCGCTGGTCTGGGCTGTGCCGATGGTGGCGTTCGGCCCGTTCGGCGGACCGGCCGAACGCATGACCTTGTGGACCGTGCTGGCAATGCTGATGACCGGCATGGCCGTGACTTTTGCGGCAATGCCGATGGCTACGGTCGTGTTTACAAGCCTTGTCGGTACATCGGCGCTGGCCGTATTCCTGCTCGAAGGGGAGTTCACGATCGCCGCAGTGGTTGCTGTTTTCGTCGTGATCGTCACGATTGGCGCTGTCGAAACCGCCCGCGCCTTTCTGGGCGCATGCGTTGCCGAAGCGGGAATGGCAGAAAAGAGCGAGGTCGTGTCGCTGCTCTTGCGCGAATTCGAGGAAGGCGATGCCGACTGGCTGTGGCAGGTCGATGCGAACCGCCGCGTCCGCACCGTCAGCCCGCGCTTTGCCTTCGCGCTGGGAGAAGACCCAGAGGACGTCGAAGGCAAGCCTCTGATCCAGTTGATTTCCGGCGCGGCCTGGGACAATGGCCATTTCCATTCCAGCCTGCATGATCTGGCCGAACGCCTCAAACGGCGCGAGAGCTTTTCCCACTTGCTGGTGCGTGTGAACCTGCGCGGCAATGATCGCTGGTGGGAATTGTCTGCTTCGCCCAAAGTGGATGAGAACGGCGCATTCATTGGTTTTCGCGGTGTCGGCTCCGACGTGACTGAGCAGCGCGAAAGCGCCGAGAAAATCGCCTACCTCGCTCGCTACGATACACTGACCGGGTTGCCCAATCGCCTGATGCTGTCCGAGGCGGTCGGCGATGCGATGGGCTATGCCGAGAAATGGCGCACCCATTGCGCATTCCTGATGATCGACCTCGATCGGTTCAAGGCGGTCAACGACACGCTTGGCCACCTCGTCGGCGATCAGTTGCTCGCGCTTGTATCGGAACGGCTCAAGGCAATCATTCGCGAAGGTGAGGTTTGCGGGCGTCTGGGTGGCGACGAATTTGCCGTGATCGTGCGTGATGCTTCGGACGTTCAGCGTGTCGGGGACCTTTGCGAAGCGATCATCGCATCGCTGTCGCTGCCTTACGAGGTCGATCATCACATGCTCTATGTCGGGGCGAGTGTCGGATCGGCCATCGGGCCGCGCGATGGCTCGACAGTGGAGACCCTGCTGCGCAACGCCGACCTTGCGCTTTACCGCGCCAAGGATGAAGGCGGCGGGCGCCATTGCACGTATGAGCCAGCCCTTCACGCCCATGCCGAAGAGCGGCGGATGCTTGAATTTTCGATGCGCCACGCGCTGGAGCGTGGCGAGTTCGCGCTGATGTACCAGCCGGTGGTCGATGCGATCACCGAAGAGGTGGTCAGCTTCGAAGCCTTGCTGCGCTGGAACAGTGCCGAGCATGGCTTTGTCAGCCCGGTGAAGTTCATTCCGCTGGCCGAGGACACCCGCCTGATCGTGCCGATTGGCGAATGGGTGCTGCGAACGGCCTGCCTTGAGGCGATGAACTGGCCGGACAATGTCAAGATCGCGGTCAATGTGTCGGGCGAGCAATTGCTCGATCCCTACTTCCCCGAAACCGTTGTCAGTGCCTTGTCATATACCGGTTTGCCGCCACACCGGCTTGAGATCGAGGTGACCGAGAGCATCTTCGTGCGCGATGGGACGACTGCGCAGCAGACGCTTGAAAACCTGATGGGCATCGGCTGCGGCGTGGCGCTTGACGATTTCGGCACCGGCTATTCGTCGCTCGGTTACTTGCGCCGCATGCGCTTTTCCACGATCAAGGTGGACCGCAGCTTCGTGCAGGGCGCGGCCAAGGGCAATCCCGAAAGCCTTGCCATCGTGCGTGCCGTGGTGGCCATGGCCGACAGTCTTGAGATGTCGACCACCGCCGAAGGCGTGGAAACCGAGGCGGAACTCGACATGATCCGCAAGCTGGGCTGCAAGAAGATCCAGGGCTACTTTTTCGGCCGTCCGATGAGCGCAATCGACGCGCTGGGACTGTTTGGCCGCAAGATGCTGAGGGCGGGTTAG
- a CDS encoding TetR/AcrR family transcriptional regulator: MPRVTPADRRTRILDAAREEFAARGFAASRMEDIAKRVGISRAALYLAFPSKEALFRALVSEVITDVMPQLLPSDYGDIPAAALLRGFIRIAMTRMASPETAFLPRLIVGEGRNFPELARFYHDTALICVLGAVERLIIHGVGRGEFTCADPKMASRTVASGIIFAALWCNVFEPVGAEPLDIDWLAENHAGLILAGLRKV; the protein is encoded by the coding sequence ATGCCAAGGGTTACGCCAGCCGACCGCAGGACACGGATTCTCGATGCCGCGCGCGAGGAATTCGCCGCGCGGGGCTTTGCCGCATCGCGAATGGAGGACATTGCCAAGCGTGTCGGGATAAGCCGCGCCGCGCTTTATCTGGCGTTTCCGAGCAAGGAAGCGCTGTTCCGCGCGCTGGTTTCCGAAGTGATCACCGATGTGATGCCCCAACTGCTGCCGAGCGATTACGGCGATATTCCCGCAGCAGCCCTGCTGCGCGGGTTCATCCGCATCGCCATGACGCGGATGGCCAGCCCGGAAACGGCCTTCCTGCCGCGCCTGATCGTGGGCGAGGGCCGTAACTTCCCCGAACTGGCACGGTTCTATCACGATACTGCGCTGATCTGCGTGCTGGGTGCGGTCGAGCGCCTGATCATCCATGGCGTGGGACGCGGCGAGTTTACGTGCGCCGATCCCAAGATGGCATCGCGCACTGTGGCCAGCGGGATCATCTTTGCGGCGCTGTGGTGCAATGTGTTCGAGCCGGTGGGAGCCGAACCGCTGGACATCGACTGGCTGGCGGAAAATCACGCAGGGCTGATACTGGCAGGTTTGCGCAAAGTTTGA
- a CDS encoding pitrilysin family protein — protein sequence MILRRLFPLAAALSLAACAAQPAHLASAPKPAWAFQQSDLPADPAFRYGQLPNGLRYIIRRNATPAGTAQVRMDIATGSLDERESERGFAHFVEHMAFNGSTHVPEGEMIRLLERNGLSFGADTNAQTSFEQTLYMLDLPRADPKLLGTALMLMRETASELTIAPEAVQRERGVVLSELRDGQGWQRTNLEDQLAFFYPAATYPKRLPIGTVETLNGATAQTLKAFWSREYVPAKTTLIVVGDFAPDDVERAIRARFADWQPRAETPRPDQGRVDPKQKSATDIHLDPSLSERVTASRHGPWLNEPDTVANRRRNLLRQIGYGVVNRRFQRMTRVVDPPFRGAGLGTSEVFKIGRTTNLIVDTTDGGWQRGLAAAAGAYARAMANGFTKGEIAEQIANIRTALENAAAGADTRTHGALVGAALALIRDDQIPTTPESGLARFNQFAPSITPKAVMDALRQEAVPLTAPLIRWQGRTAPAGPEAIRQTWDKAIRAKAPANEVPNPAPFAYSSFGPAGTVVADTTEPLYGIRTIRFANNVRLNLKRTDLARDRVDVRLNLDGGELLDTKANPLATEMTGVLARGGLGQHSEDDLQTLLAGRSVTIGLGAGGDTFESGVTTTPRDLVLQLQLYAALLTDPGYRPEGETVYRQNIANFFARLRSSPGAALSNAIGGMLSDNDPRFTLQPQEAYAALSYAKLREALADRLARGALEIAIVGDVDEATAIAAVAQTFGALPMREADFQAYAEQRHRPFTATRGLRVIRHTGEANQAIVRYVWPTRDDRDPDEAMAFALLSEVVQIEVLDTLRETLGKAYSPGASSSLSRVWTGYGTFVVAASVDLADVAATRGALDETLRALVSAPVDADILQRARAPMLERIDNALKTNGGWMNLAERAQTEPDRLVRAKSARARLERLTAGDVQALARRYLTPEKAVQIVVLPEGASAPAN from the coding sequence ATGATCCTCCGCCGCCTGTTTCCCCTTGCCGCCGCCCTCTCGCTCGCCGCCTGCGCCGCCCAGCCCGCGCACCTCGCCAGCGCGCCCAAACCCGCATGGGCGTTCCAGCAAAGTGACCTTCCCGCCGATCCCGCCTTCCGTTACGGGCAGCTACCCAACGGCCTGCGCTACATCATCCGCCGCAACGCGACGCCCGCTGGCACCGCGCAGGTCCGCATGGATATCGCGACCGGCTCGCTGGACGAGCGCGAGAGCGAGCGCGGGTTTGCGCATTTCGTCGAACACATGGCGTTCAACGGCTCCACCCATGTGCCCGAAGGCGAGATGATCAGGCTGCTTGAGCGCAACGGCCTGTCATTCGGCGCGGATACCAACGCGCAGACCTCGTTCGAACAGACGCTCTACATGCTCGACCTGCCGCGCGCCGATCCCAAGCTGCTGGGCACCGCGCTGATGCTCATGCGCGAGACCGCCAGCGAGCTGACCATCGCGCCCGAAGCGGTCCAGCGCGAACGCGGCGTGGTCCTGTCCGAATTGCGCGATGGGCAAGGCTGGCAGCGCACCAATCTCGAAGACCAGCTCGCCTTCTTCTACCCCGCCGCCACTTACCCCAAGCGCCTCCCGATCGGCACCGTCGAAACGCTCAATGGTGCCACGGCCCAAACGCTCAAGGCGTTCTGGAGCCGAGAATACGTGCCCGCCAAGACAACTCTGATCGTCGTTGGAGACTTTGCGCCTGATGACGTAGAACGGGCCATCCGCGCCCGCTTCGCCGACTGGCAGCCGCGCGCTGAAACCCCGCGCCCCGATCAGGGCAGGGTTGATCCCAAACAGAAGTCGGCAACCGACATCCACCTTGATCCTTCGCTGTCCGAACGCGTCACCGCATCACGTCATGGTCCATGGCTGAATGAGCCGGACACCGTGGCCAACCGCCGCCGCAACCTGCTGCGCCAGATCGGCTACGGCGTGGTCAACCGCCGGTTCCAGCGGATGACCCGCGTGGTGGACCCGCCGTTTCGCGGCGCGGGCCTTGGCACCAGCGAAGTGTTCAAGATCGGCCGCACCACCAACCTGATCGTCGATACCACCGATGGCGGCTGGCAACGCGGACTGGCCGCCGCTGCCGGAGCCTATGCCCGCGCCATGGCAAACGGCTTCACCAAGGGCGAGATCGCAGAACAGATCGCCAATATCCGTACCGCCCTTGAAAACGCTGCCGCCGGGGCCGACACCCGCACTCACGGCGCACTGGTCGGCGCTGCGCTTGCCCTCATTCGCGACGATCAAATCCCCACCACGCCCGAATCCGGCCTCGCCCGCTTCAACCAGTTCGCACCCTCGATCACGCCAAAGGCCGTGATGGATGCGCTGCGCCAGGAAGCGGTCCCGCTCACGGCCCCGCTCATCCGCTGGCAGGGGCGGACCGCACCCGCAGGCCCAGAGGCAATCCGCCAGACCTGGGACAAGGCCATCCGCGCCAAGGCCCCCGCAAACGAAGTGCCCAACCCCGCCCCCTTTGCCTACAGCAGTTTCGGCCCCGCAGGCACGGTTGTCGCCGACACCACCGAGCCGCTCTACGGCATCCGCACCATCCGCTTTGCCAACAACGTGCGCCTGAACCTCAAGCGCACCGATCTGGCAAGGGACCGCGTCGATGTGCGCCTCAACCTGGATGGCGGGGAACTGCTCGACACCAAAGCGAACCCGCTGGCCACGGAAATGACCGGCGTTCTTGCGCGCGGCGGGCTGGGGCAGCACAGCGAGGACGACCTGCAAACACTTCTCGCGGGCCGGTCGGTCACCATCGGCCTTGGCGCCGGGGGCGATACCTTCGAAAGCGGTGTTACCACCACCCCGCGTGATCTTGTGCTGCAATTGCAACTCTATGCCGCACTGCTCACCGATCCCGGCTACCGGCCCGAAGGCGAAACGGTCTACCGCCAGAACATCGCCAATTTCTTTGCCCGCCTGCGCTCCTCGCCCGGAGCCGCGCTTTCCAACGCCATCGGCGGCATGCTGTCAGACAATGATCCGCGCTTCACCCTGCAACCGCAGGAAGCCTACGCTGCGCTCTCCTATGCGAAGTTGCGCGAAGCCCTCGCCGACCGCCTTGCCCGTGGCGCGCTGGAAATCGCCATCGTCGGCGATGTTGACGAGGCCACCGCAATTGCAGCCGTGGCGCAAACCTTTGGCGCGCTGCCGATGCGCGAGGCCGATTTCCAGGCCTATGCCGAACAGCGCCACCGCCCGTTTACGGCCACACGCGGCCTGCGCGTCATTCGCCACACCGGCGAGGCCAACCAAGCTATCGTTCGCTATGTCTGGCCCACCCGCGACGACCGCGATCCCGATGAGGCGATGGCCTTCGCGCTGCTTTCCGAAGTCGTCCAGATCGAAGTGCTCGATACGTTGCGCGAAACGCTGGGCAAGGCCTACAGTCCCGGTGCGTCGAGCAGCCTCAGCCGTGTATGGACCGGATACGGCACGTTCGTCGTCGCCGCCTCGGTGGATCTGGCAGACGTTGCCGCCACTCGCGGCGCGCTCGATGAAACCCTGCGCGCGCTCGTCTCTGCTCCGGTTGACGCAGACATACTCCAGCGCGCCCGCGCGCCGATGCTCGAACGGATCGACAACGCCCTGAAAACCAACGGCGGCTGGATGAACCTTGCCGAACGCGCCCAGACCGAACCAGACCGCCTTGTGCGCGCCAAATCGGCCCGCGCCCGTCTCGAACGCCTGACCGCCGGGGACGTGCAAGCCCTGGCCAGACGCTACCTCACCCCGGAAAAAGCCGTGCAGATCGTGGTGCTGCCCGAAGGTGCATCCGCCCCTGCGAATTGA
- the purS gene encoding phosphoribosylformylglycinamidine synthase subunit PurS, translating to MKVRVIVTLKNGVLDPQGRAIHHALEGLGFAGVNDVRAGRVIELDVADATSDEALDEMCRKLLANMVIENYRIEKAA from the coding sequence ATGAAGGTCCGCGTCATTGTCACCCTCAAGAACGGCGTGCTCGATCCGCAGGGCCGCGCTATCCATCATGCATTGGAAGGCCTGGGCTTTGCCGGCGTCAACGATGTGCGCGCGGGCCGGGTGATCGAACTCGACGTGGCCGATGCCACCTCTGACGAAGCGCTGGACGAGATGTGCAGGAAGCTCCTCGCCAACATGGTGATCGAGAATTATCGCATCGAAAAGGCCGCCTGA
- a CDS encoding DUF2474 family protein: MAIIDPRLDGAEQAEAKPLWQRLGWMAAIWLGSVLVLGVVGGVIRFWLNSQQS, from the coding sequence ATGGCTATCATTGACCCGCGCCTTGATGGAGCAGAGCAGGCCGAAGCCAAGCCGTTGTGGCAACGCCTTGGCTGGATGGCGGCGATCTGGCTGGGCAGTGTGCTGGTGCTGGGCGTGGTCGGCGGCGTGATCCGTTTCTGGCTCAACTCTCAGCAAAGCTGA
- a CDS encoding short-chain fatty acyl-CoA regulator family protein, which translates to MASRPLYLGPRLKRLRRELGLTQQAMADELGISPSYIALIERNQRPLTADLLLRLARAYKLDMADLAADDRDDYARRLTDSLRDPIFADIDLPPLEVADVAASFPGVTEALLRLYGAWQREQQALAEQRHDGAGSSASDPVGEARRFVAARRNYFPTIDSKAEELAGEIDKAGGPREWLRKRGVRVRFLPPDVMMDAIRRYDRHNEQLLIDDTLTLSSRTWQMVQHIAYTALRPEISAVIRGESFASQTAANLVRRALAGYAAAALLMPYDRFARAVDARRYDIEALAGLFGTSFEQVAHRLTTLNRPGQERVPFFFIRVDTAGNVSKRLDGAGFPFAAHGGGCPLWSVHDTFRTPGKVVMQWLDLPDGQRFFSVARTVTSGGGGFDRPVTTRAIALACAAEHAPRLIYATGTDPKAAVATPIGVTCRLCHRAQCTARAEPPIGREILPDDYRRAAEPFSFAES; encoded by the coding sequence ATGGCTTCACGACCGCTCTATCTCGGCCCACGCCTCAAGCGGTTGCGCCGCGAACTGGGCCTGACCCAGCAGGCCATGGCTGACGAACTGGGCATTTCACCCAGCTACATCGCATTGATCGAGCGCAACCAGCGACCGCTGACAGCGGACCTCCTGCTGCGACTGGCGCGGGCCTACAAGCTCGATATGGCGGACCTGGCGGCGGATGATCGCGACGATTATGCGCGCCGCCTGACAGACTCCCTGCGCGATCCGATCTTTGCCGACATCGACCTGCCTCCACTGGAAGTGGCCGATGTGGCCGCCAGCTTCCCCGGCGTGACCGAGGCCTTGCTGCGGCTTTACGGCGCGTGGCAGCGCGAGCAGCAGGCACTGGCCGAGCAGCGCCATGACGGAGCGGGCAGCAGTGCAAGCGATCCGGTGGGTGAAGCACGGCGGTTCGTGGCAGCGCGGCGCAATTACTTTCCGACCATCGATTCGAAAGCCGAGGAACTGGCAGGCGAAATCGACAAGGCGGGCGGGCCGCGGGAATGGCTGCGCAAGCGCGGTGTCCGGGTGCGCTTCCTGCCGCCGGACGTGATGATGGACGCTATCCGCCGCTATGACCGGCACAACGAACAATTGCTGATCGACGATACGCTCACCCTATCGAGTCGGACGTGGCAGATGGTGCAGCACATCGCCTATACCGCGTTGCGGCCAGAGATTTCGGCGGTGATCCGGGGAGAGAGCTTTGCCAGCCAGACCGCCGCGAACCTGGTGCGGCGGGCGCTCGCAGGCTATGCCGCGGCAGCGCTGCTGATGCCGTATGACCGGTTTGCCCGCGCGGTGGATGCAAGGCGTTATGACATTGAGGCGCTGGCGGGCCTGTTTGGCACCAGCTTTGAACAAGTAGCCCACCGGTTGACCACGCTGAACCGGCCGGGACAGGAACGGGTGCCGTTCTTTTTTATTCGCGTGGATACAGCAGGCAACGTGTCGAAGCGGCTGGACGGCGCAGGCTTTCCCTTTGCCGCGCACGGCGGCGGATGCCCGTTGTGGAGTGTGCATGACACGTTCCGCACACCCGGCAAGGTGGTGATGCAGTGGCTCGACCTGCCTGACGGGCAGCGATTTTTCTCGGTGGCGCGGACTGTGACGTCTGGCGGCGGCGGATTTGACCGGCCCGTCACGACGCGGGCGATAGCGCTGGCCTGCGCGGCGGAACATGCACCCCGACTGATCTATGCCACAGGGACCGATCCCAAGGCAGCGGTGGCGACTCCCATCGGAGTCACCTGCCGCCTGTGCCACCGCGCACAGTGCACCGCGCGGGCAGAACCGCCGATCGGGCGCGAAATCCTGCCTGACGACTATCGCCGCGCGGCAGAACCGTTCAGCTTTGCTGAGAGTTGA
- the purQ gene encoding phosphoribosylformylglycinamidine synthase subunit PurQ, with protein sequence MAFTSAVITFPGSNCDRDIAVAVEQVCGGTVHRVWHGDADLPEGLDFIALPGGFSYGDYLRSGAMAARSPVMQAVVRAAERGVAVLGVCNGFQVLTEAGLLPGALMRNAGIRFVCRDVKLTVGNTQSLFTAGYDSGRQITIPVAHHDGNFFADAETLDRIEGEDRVAFRYAENVNGSARDIAGVLNDRGNVLGMMPHPERMIEAAQGGTDGRALFESVVRGLVNA encoded by the coding sequence ATGGCCTTCACATCCGCCGTCATCACCTTCCCCGGCTCCAACTGCGATCGCGACATAGCCGTCGCCGTCGAACAGGTTTGCGGCGGCACCGTCCATCGCGTGTGGCACGGCGATGCCGATCTGCCCGAAGGTCTTGATTTCATCGCCCTGCCCGGCGGCTTTTCCTATGGCGATTACTTGCGCTCAGGCGCCATGGCCGCCCGCTCGCCGGTGATGCAGGCCGTTGTCCGCGCTGCCGAACGCGGCGTGGCCGTGCTCGGCGTGTGCAACGGCTTTCAGGTGCTGACCGAAGCGGGCCTCCTGCCCGGCGCGCTGATGCGCAACGCCGGCATCCGCTTCGTCTGCCGCGATGTGAAGCTGACAGTCGGGAACACGCAGTCGCTGTTCACCGCAGGCTATGACTCAGGCCGCCAGATCACCATTCCCGTGGCGCACCACGATGGAAACTTCTTTGCCGACGCTGAAACGCTCGACCGGATCGAGGGCGAAGATCGCGTGGCCTTTCGCTATGCTGAAAACGTCAATGGTTCGGCGCGGGACATCGCGGGCGTATTGAACGATCGCGGCAACGTGCTCGGCATGATGCCCCACCCCGAACGCATGATCGAAGCAGCGCAGGGTGGCACCGATGGCCGCGCCCTGTTCGAAAGCGTCGTACGCGGATTGGTGAACGCCTAA